From Methanomicrobiales archaeon HGW-Methanomicrobiales-1, a single genomic window includes:
- a CDS encoding dihydrolipoyl dehydrogenase, with amino-acid sequence MKEYDYIAVGSGSALPVVTAIRQSHPNARIAVIDKDDPGGICLNRGCIPSKLLLYPAELVRTVQRAGEFGIQSSITSIDFPAVMQRMRTIIKNDSDAIQAELSNMPHLDYYHAVAEFVAPYTLKVADQTLKSKRIFLCTGSKPTLPPVKNLDKVPYLTSDTILNLDHLPESVAIIGGGYIAAEYGHFLSSMGSRVTILGRNPRFIPEEEPEISALALRDLGKHLTILTNHDVQQAETGPDKKIRIHALNRTTKKEVTVTADAVLVASGRGPNTDILHPELSGIKTDKNGWIITNEYLETSQPGIWAFGDANGKFMFKHVANFEAKIVYANAVLKQKMPVDYRVIPHAVFSDPEIASVGLLEEEAKQKFGAENLLIGFARYEDTAKGVAMGVKDYFVKVIVEEKTMNLLGVHIIGPYASVLIQEFVTVLSSAEPTVTTITGTMHIHPALTEVVQQACGNLMTPEEYHRLIAEQHGENQRN; translated from the coding sequence ATGAAGGAATATGATTATATCGCGGTGGGATCGGGTTCGGCGCTGCCCGTTGTAACCGCAATCCGCCAGAGCCACCCGAACGCAAGAATTGCGGTTATTGACAAGGATGATCCCGGCGGTATCTGTCTCAACCGCGGGTGCATCCCGTCAAAACTCCTCCTGTACCCTGCTGAACTGGTAAGAACCGTACAGCGGGCCGGGGAATTCGGGATCCAGAGCTCGATTACCAGCATCGATTTCCCTGCAGTCATGCAGCGAATGCGGACCATTATCAAAAATGATAGTGACGCAATACAGGCAGAACTGTCGAACATGCCGCATCTCGATTATTACCACGCAGTTGCGGAATTTGTTGCACCCTACACCCTCAAGGTCGCCGACCAGACCCTTAAATCAAAAAGAATCTTTCTCTGCACTGGGTCAAAACCAACGCTTCCTCCCGTTAAAAACCTCGACAAAGTACCTTACCTTACGAGCGATACGATCCTTAATCTCGATCATTTGCCGGAAAGCGTTGCGATCATTGGTGGCGGATATATCGCCGCAGAATACGGTCATTTCCTCTCATCCATGGGTTCCCGGGTCACGATCCTCGGCCGCAACCCCCGGTTTATTCCGGAAGAAGAACCGGAGATTTCAGCACTTGCCCTGCGGGATCTCGGAAAACATCTCACCATTCTCACCAACCATGATGTCCAGCAGGCAGAGACGGGACCGGACAAAAAAATCAGGATACATGCGCTGAACCGGACTACGAAGAAAGAAGTGACCGTGACCGCAGATGCCGTGCTTGTCGCTTCGGGAAGGGGGCCGAATACGGATATCCTGCATCCGGAACTTTCCGGGATCAAGACCGATAAAAACGGGTGGATCATCACCAACGAGTACCTCGAAACCAGCCAGCCCGGTATCTGGGCATTCGGGGATGCGAACGGAAAATTCATGTTCAAACACGTTGCAAATTTTGAAGCGAAAATCGTGTACGCGAACGCGGTCCTGAAACAAAAAATGCCGGTCGATTACCGGGTGATACCGCATGCTGTCTTTTCCGATCCCGAAATTGCCAGTGTCGGTCTTTTGGAAGAGGAAGCGAAACAAAAATTCGGTGCAGAAAACCTCCTAATCGGTTTTGCCCGGTACGAAGACACCGCAAAGGGCGTTGCGATGGGTGTAAAAGATTATTTTGTCAAGGTCATTGTCGAGGAAAAGACGATGAACCTCCTTGGTGTGCATATCATCGGTCCTTATGCATCCGTTCTCATCCAGGAATTCGTGACCGTTCTTTCATCAGCAGAGCCAACAGTTACAACAATTACCGGTACAATGCATATCCACCCGGCCCTCACCGAAGTTGTCCAGCAGGCATGCGGCAACCTTATGACGCCGGAAGAATATCACCGTCTGATCGCAGAGCAACACGGGGAGAATCAAAGAAATTAA
- a CDS encoding glutamate dehydrogenase, protein MADVDLFETVKKHVCACALDLKLSSNMEALLKTPIREYHVSIPVRMDDGTVKAFQGYRVQYNDARGPTKGGIRFHPDVTIDEVRALAALMTWKCALYRLPLGGAKGGVICNPKELSAGELERLSRAYIREIARFIGPDRDIAAPDVGTNSQTMAWMMDEYSHSVGKTTFGVVTGKPMSIGGSEGRDDSTARGGWYIIEEAAKDLGTDLRNATVAIQGFGNVGENAAVLANPLCGCRIIAVSDSSGGVLNRDGLDILKLKDHKKKTGSVRNSGLGEDITNNQLLGLDVDILIPAALENAITHDNMDGIKAKIIAEFGNGPITAEAGDHLHARGVPVIPDFLCNAGGVIVSYFEMVQNLNLDHWDRKVVDTRLKKTMTETYREVHDSAVNNKISLRRAAYSLAVDHVVEAMKVRGWV, encoded by the coding sequence ATGGCTGATGTCGATCTTTTTGAAACGGTAAAAAAGCATGTGTGTGCCTGTGCTCTCGACCTGAAACTCTCGTCAAATATGGAAGCGCTCTTAAAAACGCCCATCCGGGAATATCACGTGTCAATTCCTGTCCGTATGGATGACGGGACCGTGAAGGCATTCCAGGGATACCGGGTCCAGTATAACGATGCCCGGGGCCCGACGAAAGGGGGGATCCGGTTTCATCCCGATGTGACCATTGACGAAGTCCGGGCTCTTGCAGCGCTGATGACGTGGAAATGTGCCCTGTACCGCCTCCCGCTGGGCGGGGCAAAAGGAGGGGTGATCTGTAACCCCAAGGAGTTATCAGCAGGGGAACTGGAACGCCTGAGCAGGGCTTACATCCGGGAGATCGCCCGCTTTATCGGTCCGGATCGTGATATTGCCGCGCCGGATGTTGGTACAAATTCACAGACCATGGCGTGGATGATGGACGAATATTCCCATTCTGTGGGTAAAACAACGTTCGGGGTTGTTACCGGAAAACCGATGAGTATCGGCGGATCGGAAGGGCGCGATGACTCGACCGCACGGGGGGGCTGGTACATCATCGAAGAGGCTGCAAAAGATCTCGGAACAGACCTCAGGAACGCCACCGTTGCAATCCAGGGATTTGGGAATGTTGGCGAAAATGCGGCTGTACTTGCGAATCCCTTATGCGGTTGCAGGATAATCGCCGTAAGCGACAGCAGTGGCGGGGTACTGAACCGGGATGGCCTTGATATTCTGAAACTGAAAGACCATAAAAAGAAAACAGGGTCGGTCAGGAACTCCGGCCTGGGCGAGGATATCACCAACAACCAGCTCCTCGGGCTGGATGTGGATATCCTCATTCCGGCAGCCTTGGAAAATGCCATTACCCACGACAATATGGATGGCATCAAAGCGAAGATAATCGCCGAGTTCGGGAACGGCCCCATCACTGCTGAAGCAGGCGATCATCTCCATGCACGGGGCGTACCGGTTATTCCTGATTTTCTCTGCAATGCAGGCGGTGTTATTGTCTCGTATTTTGAGATGGTCCAGAACCTGAACCTGGATCATTGGGACCGGAAGGTAGTAGATACCCGTCTTAAAAAAACGATGACCGAAACGTACCGGGAAGTCCATGACTCAGCGGTCAATAACAAAATTTCTTTGAGAAGGGCCGCGTACAGTCTCGCCGTGGATCACGTTGTGGAAGCAATGAAGGTCAGGGGGTGGGTGTAG
- a CDS encoding metal-dependent transcriptional regulator, whose protein sequence is MAQEQIEEYLETIYDLESRDGSAKTTAIAKCLKVAPASVTEVLRSLSDKGLVSYEPYKGATLTEEGKKIADTIKRKHRLLEVFLTNVLHLNREKVHDEACRMEHTISEETENGLCRMLDAPSHCPHGSPISPCNKCVGSCAECDGAGKTDAIIASRNKKIIPITDLNPDQEGRIAFIRGDCKVVQRLSDLGLTLGTRVAILKKTPMDGPVEISVRRTKLAVDHAIAGNIFIELPDAGEL, encoded by the coding sequence ATGGCACAGGAGCAAATCGAGGAATACCTCGAAACAATCTACGATCTTGAATCGCGGGATGGTTCGGCAAAAACCACCGCAATAGCAAAATGTCTCAAAGTTGCCCCGGCGAGCGTAACCGAAGTGCTCCGCAGTCTTTCGGACAAGGGACTGGTCTCATACGAGCCTTATAAGGGAGCAACACTGACAGAAGAGGGAAAAAAGATCGCAGATACGATCAAACGGAAACACCGGCTCCTTGAAGTTTTTTTAACCAATGTTCTCCACCTTAACCGGGAAAAAGTCCACGATGAGGCGTGCAGGATGGAACATACCATCTCCGAGGAAACGGAGAACGGGCTCTGCCGGATGCTGGACGCACCGTCTCACTGCCCGCATGGCAGCCCGATCAGTCCCTGCAACAAATGTGTGGGGAGCTGTGCTGAGTGCGACGGTGCAGGAAAAACCGATGCTATCATTGCAAGCCGGAATAAAAAGATCATTCCGATCACCGATCTCAATCCTGATCAGGAAGGCCGGATCGCATTCATCCGTGGTGACTGCAAAGTTGTCCAGCGTCTCTCCGACCTCGGACTTACCCTGGGGACCCGGGTTGCCATCCTGAAAAAGACACCCATGGACGGACCCGTGGAGATCTCGGTGAGAAGGACGAAACTTGCTGTCGATCATGCAATTGCCGGAAATATCTTCATAGAATTACCCGATGCAGGCGAACTATGA